In one window of Micromonospora cathayae DNA:
- a CDS encoding protein kinase family protein, with protein sequence MPSSSGPSIGTITEGGRVTQVGEGQEAEESAPPVMTFGAPTVGEILAERYELVEHINNDSAGRQVWRGIDVILRRPVAVVLRHPGGASATEMLQAAVAASRVIHPNLVGVYDAIDEAERAYVVREWVDGRSLRELTADGPLDPARATTVGHAVASALAAVHATGMVHGNVHPGTVMISDDGRVVLADARTDGADSQENDLRAVGGVLYFALTGHWPHGEAPLHGATAGHGRAAIPDATRDANGGLAAPRQVRAGVPAYLDDLTMDLLDRQIAPPSSDVLAAELGRLEVPADEQYLDQAGPLRFTADGDDERTPLSPTGGRKVIFGIAGLLAVALVGLLVGIGTLWSGGDDSPTGQASDPTPPAATDDAPTPAPAAVRTLKLGADQVRVIDPDSKSRDEFGGIEKVVDGNQDEAWQTDSYYNANFSNLKQGMGILIDLKQPQTVKSVEASLSSRGATAQLFTGTTTAESTSSGDKALVAAYKTKPVGPALQQHGAKMVFDGFEATQQYRYLLFWVTELPEIEPGRFKLIVEEITVQVQ encoded by the coding sequence ATGCCCAGCAGTTCGGGTCCATCGATCGGCACGATCACCGAGGGAGGACGGGTGACCCAGGTCGGCGAGGGTCAGGAGGCGGAGGAGAGCGCTCCGCCGGTCATGACCTTCGGTGCTCCCACGGTCGGTGAGATCCTTGCCGAACGGTACGAACTGGTCGAGCACATCAACAACGACAGCGCCGGTCGCCAGGTCTGGCGCGGGATCGACGTCATCCTGCGCCGCCCCGTCGCGGTGGTGCTGCGTCATCCGGGCGGCGCGTCGGCCACCGAGATGCTCCAGGCCGCGGTCGCCGCCAGCCGGGTCATCCACCCCAACCTGGTCGGCGTCTACGACGCCATCGACGAGGCCGAACGGGCGTACGTGGTACGCGAGTGGGTGGACGGGCGGTCCCTGCGGGAGCTGACCGCCGACGGCCCGCTGGACCCGGCCCGCGCCACCACCGTCGGGCACGCCGTCGCCAGCGCCCTCGCCGCCGTGCACGCCACCGGCATGGTGCACGGCAACGTGCACCCCGGCACCGTGATGATCAGCGACGACGGCCGGGTGGTGCTCGCCGACGCGCGCACCGACGGCGCGGACAGCCAGGAGAACGACCTGCGGGCGGTCGGCGGCGTCCTCTACTTCGCCCTCACCGGTCACTGGCCGCACGGCGAGGCCCCGCTGCACGGTGCCACCGCCGGCCACGGCCGGGCCGCCATCCCGGACGCCACGCGCGACGCCAACGGCGGGCTCGCCGCACCCCGGCAGGTCCGCGCCGGCGTTCCCGCGTACCTCGACGACCTGACCATGGACCTGCTCGACCGGCAGATCGCGCCGCCCTCGTCGGACGTGCTCGCCGCCGAGCTGGGCCGCCTCGAGGTGCCCGCCGACGAGCAGTACCTCGACCAGGCCGGGCCGCTGCGGTTCACCGCCGACGGCGACGACGAGCGGACCCCGCTGTCGCCGACCGGTGGACGCAAGGTGATCTTCGGCATCGCCGGGCTGCTCGCCGTCGCCCTCGTCGGGCTCCTGGTGGGGATCGGCACGCTGTGGAGCGGCGGGGACGACAGTCCCACCGGGCAGGCCAGCGATCCCACCCCTCCGGCCGCCACCGACGACGCGCCCACCCCGGCCCCGGCCGCCGTCCGCACCCTGAAGCTCGGTGCCGACCAGGTCCGGGTGATCGATCCGGACAGCAAGTCCCGGGACGAGTTCGGCGGCATCGAGAAGGTCGTGGACGGCAACCAGGACGAAGCCTGGCAGACCGACAGCTACTACAACGCCAACTTCAGCAACCTGAAGCAGGGCATGGGCATCCTGATCGACCTCAAGCAGCCGCAGACGGTGAAGTCGGTCGAGGCGTCGCTGTCCAGCCGGGGCGCGACCGCCCAGCTCTTCACCGGAACGACCACCGCCGAGTCCACCTCGTCCGGCGACAAGGCGCTGGTGGCCGCGTACAAGACCAAGCCGGTCGGGCCGGCGTTGCAGCAGCACGGTGCGAAGATGGTCTTCGACGGCTTCGAGGCCACCCAGCAGTACCGGTACCTGCTGTTCTGGGTTACCGAGTTGCCGGAGATCGAGCCGGGCCGGTTCAAGCTGATCGTCGAGGAGATCACGGTCCAGGTGCAGTGA
- a CDS encoding VOC family protein has product MTSAVPPSSPVVVGLPIADRTTSFRFYRDALGLTTVGEPATDGIPEPLQFVVNEGLRLMLVPTGGFGWVVGPHEVAPRGQSECLLGLTLSTPEEVDLLVERARSAGADVVTGPAQQPWGYSAVFADPDGHLWMLSVPPTG; this is encoded by the coding sequence ATGACTTCTGCCGTTCCGCCCAGCTCGCCGGTCGTCGTCGGCCTGCCGATCGCCGACCGGACGACCTCGTTCCGTTTTTATCGGGACGCCCTCGGCCTCACCACGGTCGGCGAACCGGCCACCGACGGCATACCCGAGCCGTTGCAGTTCGTGGTGAACGAGGGCCTGCGGCTGATGCTGGTGCCCACCGGCGGGTTCGGTTGGGTCGTCGGGCCGCACGAGGTCGCCCCGCGCGGGCAGAGCGAATGCCTGCTCGGCCTGACCCTTTCCACACCGGAGGAGGTCGACCTGCTGGTCGAGCGGGCCCGGAGCGCGGGTGCCGACGTCGTGACCGGCCCGGCGCAGCAGCCCTGGGGGTACAGCGCCGTCTTCGCCGACCCGGACGGGCACCTCTGGATGCTGTCCGTGCCGCCGACCGGCTGA
- a CDS encoding flotillin family protein, translated as MPLLIAIGGAVLLLLVLVMFVLSRIKVAGPNEAFIVTGRKGRTTQTADGGRSTDNSGQKVVLGASVFVLPVVQKLQSLDLSSRRIDVGIKGAVSKQGIRADLHGVAIVKVGGTEDAIRAAAQRFLHQQDEIEDFTREVLAGALRSIVGRLTVEEVIRDRAAFASAVAEEAEHSMTNQGLVLDTFQLQDILAEGSYLQDLGRPEAARVLKDAAIAEARARQQAEQERLLAEEAIAEANRNLSLKQAAIQAEIDAAKAKSAAAGPLAQAERDQAILSEQQKVAERNAELKQRQLDTEVRKPADAARYKVEQEAEAARNAAVLEADARRQATIAAAQAAAEQARLTGEGERARRAALAEANAIEGAKEGEAEQRRRSAIAEAVEREGRAEAEAILAKGQAEAEAMARKAEAFAAYGEAAVLDLLVRVLPQVVEAASAPIGAIDKMTVISTDGASSLTKSVAGNVAQGLQLGSDLTGIDLAGLLAKLGSASSVNGTAPVESTAVETR; from the coding sequence ATGCCCCTCCTCATCGCCATCGGCGGCGCGGTACTGCTCCTTCTCGTCCTGGTCATGTTCGTGCTGTCCAGGATCAAGGTGGCCGGGCCGAACGAGGCGTTCATCGTCACCGGCCGCAAGGGCCGCACCACCCAGACCGCCGACGGCGGCCGGTCCACCGACAACTCCGGCCAGAAGGTCGTCCTGGGCGCGTCGGTGTTCGTGCTGCCGGTGGTGCAGAAGCTCCAGTCGCTGGACCTGTCCAGCCGACGGATCGACGTCGGCATCAAGGGCGCGGTCAGCAAGCAGGGCATCCGCGCCGACCTGCACGGCGTGGCCATCGTCAAGGTGGGCGGCACCGAGGACGCCATCCGGGCCGCCGCACAACGCTTCCTGCACCAGCAGGACGAGATCGAGGACTTCACCCGGGAGGTGCTGGCCGGCGCGCTGCGGTCGATCGTCGGCCGGCTCACCGTCGAGGAGGTGATCCGGGACCGGGCGGCCTTCGCCAGCGCGGTCGCCGAGGAGGCCGAGCACTCGATGACCAACCAGGGTCTGGTGCTGGACACCTTCCAGCTCCAGGACATCCTCGCCGAGGGTTCGTACCTCCAGGACCTGGGTCGGCCGGAGGCGGCCCGGGTACTCAAGGACGCGGCCATCGCCGAGGCGCGGGCCCGGCAGCAGGCCGAGCAGGAGCGGCTGCTCGCCGAGGAGGCCATCGCCGAAGCCAACCGGAACCTGTCGCTGAAGCAGGCCGCCATCCAGGCCGAGATCGACGCGGCGAAGGCGAAGTCGGCGGCGGCCGGTCCGCTCGCACAGGCCGAACGGGACCAGGCGATCCTCTCCGAGCAGCAGAAGGTGGCCGAGCGCAACGCCGAACTGAAGCAGCGGCAGCTGGACACCGAGGTCCGCAAGCCGGCCGACGCGGCCCGGTACAAGGTCGAGCAGGAGGCCGAGGCGGCCCGCAACGCGGCCGTGCTGGAAGCGGACGCGCGCCGGCAGGCCACCATCGCCGCCGCCCAGGCCGCCGCCGAGCAGGCCCGGCTGACCGGTGAGGGCGAGCGGGCCCGCCGGGCGGCGCTGGCCGAGGCGAACGCGATCGAGGGCGCCAAGGAGGGTGAGGCCGAGCAGCGGCGGCGGTCGGCGATCGCCGAGGCGGTCGAGCGGGAGGGCCGGGCGGAGGCCGAGGCGATCCTGGCCAAGGGGCAGGCCGAGGCGGAGGCGATGGCCCGCAAGGCCGAGGCGTTCGCCGCGTACGGTGAGGCCGCCGTGCTGGACCTGCTGGTCCGGGTGCTCCCGCAGGTCGTCGAGGCGGCCAGCGCCCCGATCGGTGCGATCGACAAGATGACCGTGATCTCCACCGACGGCGCGTCGTCGCTGACGAAGTCGGTCGCCGGGAACGTGGCCCAGGGCCTCCAATTGGGTTCCGACCTGACCGGCATCGACCTGGCGGGTCTGCTGGCGAAGCTCGGCTCGGCGTCGTCCGTGAACGGCACGGCTCCCGTCGAGTCCACGGCGGTCGAGACGCGGTAA
- the murJ gene encoding murein biosynthesis integral membrane protein MurJ — protein sequence MSGGLYRSANAGWGDDRRPDGATYISAEPLNQPAMESTAPPQEQVAEASAATNSAVMAIGSLVSRGTGFLRTLALTAALGGALVGDAYTTAQILPGMVYEFLLGGILTSVLIPVLVRRRKADADGGQAYAQRLLTLAVLTLGVAAVLAVAMASVLTWLYSSDQSSDSYKDLVTALARLMLPMIFFSGLSALISAVLNTRGHFAAPMWAPILNNVVVIGTALAYIGIFGAEIVDPDEMTTGRILLIGGGTLLGVTVQALGLLPALRKVGFRWKLRFDFRKLGLAELGRLGIWMFCYVAVSQIGLIVLFNLLNRAGEDNAAGPLIYNNVFLLLMMAHGIIAVSIITALMPRMSAAAADGRYADLAADLSKGTRTVSAVLAPIAVCYAVLATPLANTLFRYGAFSAENATATSLVLLVAALALVPFAVSQLFTFAFYALPDTRTPALVNIPVVALRIGVQVALFAAFSASFAAAGMMIGNAVSYLAAAIVSAWLLRPRVGRIGLGAITRTLGKVLVAALGSALVGLLVVNLLPGGDTPSRLEAIVQLVIGGAVIAGSYLGLAALLRIREITEVIGMVRSRLGR from the coding sequence ATGAGCGGCGGGCTCTACCGCAGCGCGAACGCCGGGTGGGGGGACGACCGCCGGCCGGACGGCGCGACGTACATCTCGGCCGAGCCGTTGAACCAGCCGGCGATGGAGTCGACCGCCCCGCCGCAGGAGCAGGTGGCCGAGGCCAGCGCCGCGACGAACAGCGCGGTGATGGCGATCGGCAGCCTGGTCAGCCGGGGTACCGGTTTCCTGCGCACGCTCGCCCTGACCGCCGCGCTGGGTGGTGCGCTGGTCGGTGACGCGTACACCACCGCGCAGATCCTGCCCGGGATGGTGTACGAGTTCCTGCTCGGCGGCATCCTCACCAGCGTGCTGATCCCGGTGCTGGTCCGGCGGCGCAAGGCCGACGCCGACGGCGGCCAGGCGTACGCCCAGCGGCTGCTCACCCTGGCGGTGCTCACGCTCGGCGTGGCGGCGGTCCTCGCGGTGGCGATGGCATCGGTGCTGACCTGGCTCTACTCCAGCGACCAGTCCAGCGACAGCTACAAGGACCTGGTCACCGCGTTGGCCCGGCTGATGCTGCCGATGATCTTCTTCTCCGGGCTGAGTGCGTTGATCAGCGCGGTGCTGAACACCCGGGGGCACTTCGCCGCCCCGATGTGGGCACCGATCCTGAACAACGTCGTGGTGATCGGCACCGCCCTGGCCTACATCGGGATCTTCGGCGCGGAGATCGTCGACCCGGACGAGATGACCACCGGGCGGATCCTGCTGATCGGCGGCGGCACCCTGCTGGGCGTGACGGTCCAGGCGTTGGGGCTGCTCCCGGCACTGCGGAAGGTCGGCTTCCGGTGGAAGCTGCGGTTCGACTTCCGGAAGCTGGGGCTGGCCGAGCTGGGCCGGCTCGGGATCTGGATGTTCTGCTACGTGGCGGTCAGCCAGATCGGCCTGATCGTGCTGTTCAACCTGCTCAACCGGGCCGGCGAGGACAACGCCGCCGGTCCGCTGATCTACAACAACGTGTTCCTGCTGCTGATGATGGCGCACGGCATCATCGCCGTGTCGATCATCACGGCGTTGATGCCCCGGATGAGCGCCGCCGCCGCCGACGGCCGGTACGCCGACCTCGCCGCCGACCTGTCCAAGGGCACCCGGACGGTCAGCGCGGTGCTCGCCCCGATCGCGGTCTGCTACGCGGTGCTGGCCACCCCGCTGGCGAACACCCTGTTCCGGTACGGGGCGTTCAGCGCGGAGAACGCCACCGCCACCTCGCTGGTGCTGCTGGTGGCCGCGCTCGCGCTGGTGCCGTTCGCGGTGAGCCAGTTGTTCACCTTCGCCTTCTACGCGCTGCCGGACACCCGCACCCCGGCGCTGGTCAACATTCCGGTGGTGGCGCTGCGGATCGGCGTGCAGGTCGCGTTGTTCGCGGCGTTCTCGGCGAGCTTCGCCGCCGCCGGCATGATGATCGGCAACGCGGTGTCGTACCTGGCCGCCGCGATCGTCTCGGCCTGGCTGCTGCGGCCCCGGGTGGGCCGGATCGGCCTCGGCGCGATCACCCGCACGCTGGGCAAGGTGCTGGTGGCGGCGCTCGGATCCGCCCTGGTCGGCCTGCTGGTGGTGAACCTGCTGCCCGGCGGCGACACGCCGAGCCGACTGGAGGCGATCGTCCAACTCGTGATCGGTGGCGCGGTGATCGCCGGAAGCTACCTCGGGTTGGCCGCGCTGCTGCGGATCCGGGAGATCACCGAGGTGATCGGGATGGTCCGGAGCCGGCTCGGCCGCTGA
- a CDS encoding Crp/Fnr family transcriptional regulator, whose amino-acid sequence MTREASEWPAQTLLGRLSGPARQVVCRAGARIDVPGGRVVFRQGEDSRHVLVLLSGSVKVALSTAEGYEALLAVRVGGEVVGELAAVDGEPRSATVVTCAAVSARRIGPEELRHLGRLHPEIDVEIRRTISRRLRWANQQRVDLRAYDAPTRVGRIIARLVEMYGAATSEGVDLGIPLRQAELASMAGVSLPAAEKALSILDQQGLIARGYRRLVVRDLAGLRQVSQLTDQTPY is encoded by the coding sequence ATGACCCGCGAGGCGTCCGAATGGCCCGCCCAGACCCTGCTCGGTCGACTCAGCGGTCCCGCCCGGCAGGTCGTGTGCCGGGCGGGCGCCCGGATCGACGTTCCGGGTGGACGGGTGGTCTTCCGTCAGGGCGAGGATTCCCGTCACGTTCTGGTGCTCCTCAGCGGTTCCGTCAAGGTCGCCCTGTCGACGGCGGAAGGCTACGAGGCGTTGCTTGCCGTACGGGTCGGGGGCGAGGTGGTCGGCGAGCTGGCCGCAGTGGACGGCGAACCCCGCTCGGCCACCGTGGTCACCTGTGCTGCTGTGTCGGCCCGGCGGATCGGGCCGGAAGAGCTCCGTCACCTCGGCAGGCTCCACCCGGAGATCGACGTCGAGATCCGGCGGACCATCAGTCGTCGACTGCGGTGGGCGAATCAGCAACGCGTCGACCTGCGGGCCTATGACGCGCCCACCCGGGTCGGTCGCATCATTGCGCGTCTGGTGGAGATGTACGGGGCTGCCACGAGCGAAGGCGTCGATCTTGGTATTCCGCTTCGCCAGGCCGAGTTGGCGTCGATGGCGGGGGTCTCCCTCCCTGCTGCGGAGAAGGCGCTTTCCATTCTTGATCAACAAGGGTTGATCGCCCGCGGTTATCGGCGGCTCGTGGTCCGGGACCTGGCGGGTCTGCGCCAGGTCAGTCAACTGACAGATCAGACCCCGTACTAG
- a CDS encoding SigE family RNA polymerase sigma factor: MTEVTDREFTAFVNERGDALLRVAYALAGNQHAAEDLLQNALAKAYTRWSRIRGDAEPYVRRILYHDQVSGWRRRRRQPEVPMADPPERPAGHDHRETDLRLLLRDALRELPPRQRAVLTLRYLEDLSVEQTAELLGCRVGTVASQASRALVKLRQLVPAFDDLTARQEVGR; encoded by the coding sequence GTGACAGAGGTGACCGACCGGGAGTTCACCGCGTTCGTCAACGAACGGGGTGACGCACTGCTGCGGGTGGCGTACGCCCTCGCCGGCAACCAGCACGCCGCGGAGGACCTGTTGCAGAACGCGTTGGCAAAGGCGTACACCCGCTGGTCGCGGATCCGGGGCGACGCGGAGCCGTACGTCCGGCGGATCCTCTACCACGACCAGGTCTCGGGTTGGCGGCGCCGACGGCGGCAACCCGAGGTGCCGATGGCCGATCCCCCCGAGCGGCCGGCGGGCCACGACCACCGCGAGACGGATCTGCGTCTGCTGCTACGGGACGCGCTGCGCGAGCTGCCACCCCGGCAGCGCGCGGTACTGACCCTGCGGTACCTGGAGGACCTGAGCGTCGAGCAGACCGCCGAGCTGCTCGGTTGCCGGGTCGGCACGGTGGCCAGCCAGGCGTCCCGGGCCCTGGTGAAGCTCCGGCAACTCGTGCCGGCCTTCGACGACCTGACGGCCCGGCAGGAGGTCGGCCGGTGA
- a CDS encoding DUF4407 domain-containing protein yields the protein MTDRGPEPARRDERSGTWRRGVDLPRLLRGVAGVDETLLRRVWHERARHTSLGGVILGTALLAAFSMWVAVNQVLGRVSAWHLFPALLWFLFIINFDRQLVTSMAGGVRRVGPLLARLALAVMFGVVIAEPLVMRIFETAIEQHIREERSGQLDTLRTSLLSCNGEKTATAEDTSASQDCRQYLLSFETTPAAIRRELAGTRTEAAALQKTVDKDTTALNGLREKAARECTGGGGTGFTGRSGNGPRCRQRTAEAEAFARSHPIEENGRKHSELRGRIVVLEQQLSTAVANFEQDRDRKIAERVEEERSHQGPIGFLERLAALHELTGSNPALFASTWAIRLFFIAVDCLPMMAKFFGGTSGYDRLYRVRSESTERIFVDETSTDERRIADRYSADRDDIDNQARMRRAEHELRLQEHQVSLRARRDVAVNDLAAKLLRDPGPESRSGTAPSRSPAGANGTGGLNGRSVL from the coding sequence TTGACTGATCGTGGACCGGAGCCCGCCCGGCGGGACGAGCGGAGCGGGACGTGGCGTCGTGGCGTCGACCTGCCGCGACTGCTCCGCGGAGTGGCCGGGGTGGACGAGACGCTGCTCCGCAGGGTGTGGCACGAGCGGGCCCGGCACACCTCGCTGGGCGGGGTGATCCTCGGTACCGCGTTGCTCGCCGCGTTCTCCATGTGGGTCGCCGTCAACCAGGTTCTCGGCCGGGTGTCCGCCTGGCACCTGTTCCCCGCCCTGCTCTGGTTCCTGTTCATCATCAACTTCGACCGGCAACTGGTCACCAGCATGGCGGGTGGCGTCCGCCGGGTCGGTCCCCTGCTGGCCCGGCTGGCCCTGGCGGTGATGTTCGGCGTCGTGATCGCCGAGCCGCTGGTCATGCGGATCTTCGAGACCGCCATCGAACAGCACATCAGGGAGGAACGCAGCGGGCAGCTCGACACGTTGCGGACCAGTCTGCTGTCCTGCAACGGGGAGAAGACCGCCACCGCCGAGGACACCTCGGCCAGCCAGGACTGTCGGCAGTACCTGCTGTCGTTCGAGACCACCCCGGCCGCGATCCGGCGGGAACTGGCCGGTACGCGTACCGAGGCGGCGGCGCTCCAGAAGACCGTCGACAAGGACACCACCGCGCTCAACGGACTTCGGGAGAAAGCCGCCCGGGAGTGCACGGGCGGCGGCGGTACCGGCTTCACCGGGCGGTCGGGGAACGGCCCGCGCTGCCGTCAGCGCACCGCCGAAGCCGAGGCCTTCGCCCGCAGCCACCCCATCGAGGAGAACGGCCGGAAGCACTCCGAGCTACGGGGACGGATCGTCGTCCTGGAACAACAGCTCTCTACCGCGGTGGCGAACTTCGAACAGGACCGGGACCGGAAGATCGCCGAACGGGTCGAGGAGGAACGCAGTCATCAAGGACCGATCGGTTTCCTCGAACGGCTGGCCGCCCTGCACGAGCTGACCGGCAGCAATCCGGCGCTGTTCGCGAGCACCTGGGCGATCCGGCTCTTCTTCATCGCGGTCGACTGCCTGCCGATGATGGCGAAGTTCTTCGGCGGCACCAGCGGATACGACCGCCTGTACCGCGTGCGCAGTGAGAGCACCGAGCGGATCTTCGTCGACGAGACCAGCACCGACGAGCGTCGGATCGCCGACCGGTACTCCGCCGACCGGGACGACATCGACAACCAGGCGCGGATGCGGCGCGCGGAGCACGAGCTGAGACTCCAGGAACACCAGGTGTCGCTGCGGGCCCGACGTGACGTGGCCGTGAACGACCTCGCCGCCAAGCTGCTCCGTGATCCGGGTCCGGAGAGTCGCTCCGGGACGGCGCCGAGCCGGTCGCCCGCCGGAGCGAACGGTACCGGCGGGCTCAACGGACGCTCGGTACTGTGA
- a CDS encoding helix-turn-helix domain-containing protein: MDPTAGPLQAFAYDLRKLRTEAGGPTYRSMARAAGYSASTLSEAAGGLHRPSLDVVLAYVGACGGDVEVWRARWHRLDRELSRSSVRAGEPAGDASRPVPSDPTRTPPEPGTPSPPSAAGGARSRRRYRWIAVSGGVLALALLLISVGWFQRGGPTAPAAGPSCPPAQADAPFTGTTYGSGVNVRREPTLGSEVLYSLPPGCVLGLTGYCLGQNITDATAGTPDVRWFLVAGGGVVASAVIHGNPPAGLRPSDCPEGRPAPASITVGVAGHPTGLRLSATGTHVEIVGFAVRYADDPALPADHRWHQVLLTDTTTPAFDAVWRADQLRRRPAPTEDVMVAAVACLGGQGPTDVLAVRTARMDGTSRPATLPPDGDERERLANAACAYPRAN, translated from the coding sequence GTGGATCCGACTGCCGGCCCGTTGCAAGCTTTCGCGTACGACCTGCGGAAACTCCGCACCGAGGCGGGTGGGCCGACCTACCGGTCGATGGCCAGGGCTGCGGGTTACAGCGCGTCCACCCTCTCCGAGGCGGCCGGCGGTCTGCACCGGCCCAGCCTCGACGTCGTACTCGCGTACGTGGGCGCGTGCGGGGGTGACGTCGAGGTCTGGCGGGCCCGGTGGCACCGCCTGGACCGGGAGTTGAGCCGGTCGTCGGTGCGGGCGGGCGAACCGGCGGGGGATGCGTCCCGGCCGGTGCCGTCCGATCCGACGCGCACGCCTCCGGAACCCGGCACCCCGTCACCACCGTCGGCGGCCGGCGGGGCTCGTTCCCGTCGCCGGTACCGCTGGATCGCGGTGTCCGGTGGGGTGCTGGCCCTGGCCCTGCTCCTGATCTCTGTCGGGTGGTTCCAGCGGGGCGGTCCGACGGCACCCGCCGCCGGTCCGAGCTGCCCGCCGGCACAGGCGGACGCCCCGTTCACCGGTACGACGTACGGCAGCGGGGTGAACGTCCGCCGGGAACCGACCCTGGGATCGGAGGTCCTCTACTCCCTCCCGCCCGGGTGTGTCCTCGGACTGACCGGCTACTGCCTGGGGCAGAACATCACCGACGCGACCGCCGGTACCCCGGACGTCCGCTGGTTCCTCGTCGCCGGCGGCGGGGTCGTCGCCTCCGCCGTCATCCACGGCAATCCGCCGGCCGGGCTACGGCCGTCCGACTGCCCGGAGGGCCGTCCGGCACCCGCCTCGATCACGGTCGGCGTGGCGGGGCACCCCACCGGCCTCAGGCTCTCCGCGACCGGCACCCACGTCGAGATCGTCGGCTTCGCCGTCCGGTACGCGGACGATCCGGCCCTACCGGCGGACCACCGGTGGCATCAGGTCCTGCTGACCGACACGACCACGCCCGCCTTCGACGCGGTCTGGCGGGCGGACCAGCTCCGTCGGCGGCCCGCCCCCACCGAGGACGTCATGGTGGCCGCCGTGGCCTGTCTCGGCGGGCAGGGGCCGACCGACGTGCTGGCCGTCCGAACGGCCCGGATGGACGGTACGAGCCGCCCGGCCACGCTGCCGCCGGACGGTGACGAGAGGGAACGGCTGGCCAACGCGGCCTGTGCGTACCCCCGGGCGAACTGA
- a CDS encoding CCA tRNA nucleotidyltransferase produces the protein MSEASVPHAVDRRQLTAAQRNAVAELLRVSPVADELGRRFARAGHELHLVGGSVRDALLGRLGEDLDFCTDAHPDQTLKVLKGWAESIWETGREFGTIGAQRGGLRLEITTFRAESYDQVSRNPVVAYGTNLADDLKRRDFTVNAMAVSLPDHRFTDPYGGLDDLAAKVIRTPGTPRESFGDDPLRMLRAARFAAQLRFAVHPDVRAAMVRMAADLDRITAERIRDEFTKLLCGADPVTGLRLLVDTGLAERFLPELTGLKLEIDEHAQHKDVYEHTLTVVSNAVALEDDGCDFVLRMAALMHDVGKPATKAVGADGRVSFHHHEVVGARLTKARMKAMRYPKDVTAQVTKLVNLHLRFYGYGRGEWTDSAVRRYVTDAGDLLSRLHKLTRSDCTTRNRRKAANLAADYDALEERIARIAAEEDLARVRPDLDGNAIMELLGVPPGPIVGRAWKHLKDVRLERGPLDRDAAEAELLRWARAEGLVD, from the coding sequence ATGTCCGAAGCCTCCGTACCCCACGCCGTCGACCGCCGCCAGCTCACCGCAGCCCAGCGCAACGCCGTCGCCGAACTGCTCCGTGTCTCCCCGGTCGCCGACGAGCTGGGCCGCCGGTTCGCCCGCGCCGGGCACGAACTGCACCTGGTGGGTGGCTCGGTACGGGACGCCCTGCTCGGCCGGCTCGGCGAGGACCTCGACTTCTGCACCGACGCCCACCCGGACCAGACGCTGAAGGTGCTCAAGGGCTGGGCCGAGTCGATCTGGGAGACCGGCCGGGAGTTCGGCACCATCGGCGCGCAGCGCGGCGGCCTGCGGCTGGAGATCACCACCTTCCGCGCCGAGTCGTACGACCAGGTCAGCCGCAACCCGGTGGTGGCGTACGGGACGAACCTGGCCGACGACCTGAAGCGGCGCGACTTCACCGTCAACGCGATGGCGGTCAGCCTGCCCGACCACCGGTTCACCGACCCGTACGGCGGCCTGGACGACCTGGCCGCGAAGGTGATCCGTACCCCGGGGACGCCCCGGGAGTCCTTTGGTGACGACCCGCTGCGGATGCTGCGCGCGGCCCGGTTCGCCGCGCAGCTCCGCTTCGCCGTCCACCCGGACGTGCGGGCGGCCATGGTCCGGATGGCCGCTGACCTGGACCGGATCACCGCCGAGCGGATCCGGGACGAGTTCACCAAGCTGCTCTGCGGCGCGGACCCGGTGACCGGGCTGCGGCTGCTGGTCGACACCGGGCTGGCCGAGCGGTTCCTGCCCGAGCTGACCGGGCTCAAGCTGGAGATTGACGAGCACGCCCAGCACAAGGACGTCTACGAGCACACGCTGACCGTGGTCAGCAACGCGGTCGCCCTGGAGGACGACGGCTGTGACTTCGTCCTGCGGATGGCCGCGCTGATGCACGACGTGGGCAAGCCGGCGACCAAGGCGGTCGGCGCGGACGGCCGGGTCAGCTTCCACCACCACGAGGTGGTCGGCGCGCGGCTGACCAAGGCCCGGATGAAGGCCATGCGGTACCCGAAGGACGTCACCGCCCAGGTGACCAAGCTGGTCAACCTGCACCTGCGGTTCTACGGGTACGGCCGGGGCGAGTGGACCGACTCGGCGGTGCGCCGGTACGTCACCGACGCCGGTGACCTGCTGTCCCGGCTGCACAAGCTGACCCGCTCGGACTGCACCACCCGCAACCGGCGCAAGGCCGCCAACCTCGCGGCCGACTACGACGCGCTGGAGGAGCGGATCGCCCGGATCGCCGCCGAGGAGGACCTGGCCCGGGTACGCCCCGACCTGGACGGCAACGCGATCATGGAGCTGCTCGGCGTACCGCCGGGGCCGATCGTCGGGCGGGCCTGGAAGCACCTCAAGGACGTCCGCCTGGAGCGTGGCCCGCTGGACCGGGACGCCGCCGAGGCGGAACTGCTGCGCTGGGCGCGTGCCGAGGGCCTGGTCGACTGA